Below is a window of Drosophila willistoni isolate 14030-0811.24 chromosome XR unlocalized genomic scaffold, UCI_dwil_1.1 Seg144, whole genome shotgun sequence DNA.
aaaataagaagaatATAGAAGGAAACTTCACTTGTATGATTTTCTTTTactaataaattgttttttttttatgttattaagtgatgttgttgtttatgcAACAAAGAAAGTGAATAAAAGTGCAAAAAGTGACAAAGAGAATTCAACCAACTAAATTCTAAACTGTGCATTCAATGTAAAAATTCAAATGGGAAAAATTAAGCTAATATCTGCTGCCTTTGCATAGAAAATATCTGAGAGAAAggcaaaatgaaacaaaactaaaaaatgtcACTTGGAattaaattagaaaataaatcacacacacacacccataaataaatatgtgtatataatcAGATAATCAGAGATCAGCTTTAGTAGtcgcatcatcatcataatctgCGTAGAAAGAAAAGTTGGAAATCATCTTGAGAACTGTTTGTCATgccttctgctgctgctggcattataatacatatatgcatcTGATGTATAGATATTTAGACAATTGATTTAAAGAGTTGCAAAATTTGTAGATAAGTTATTCATTGAATTGTCGACTCATTCAATGTTTCAGGCCTTCATTAatacaataaacaaattaactCACTGACGCactcaacaacaataatatcaacaacaacaacaataataataataatgaggaaaattgaaaatgaaaatttgttgtttatgcGCGCATATTAGTTCTTTTGCCTCTGCTTCTTCGTCTTCTTCATTCTTCTCCATTTTTTGACCATGGCCATAAAAATTGCCGCAATATCCCAGGCCCAATACTAGCTCCCAGTCCCACGCAACCAAAACCAACCAACAAGAATTTAATGAGCCAAATTCCCCACAGGTAGCACCtaagcaaaaagaaagaaaccccAAACGAAAcaacacgaaaaaaaagaataacaaaatattgaGAAAACTCtcgtataaataaataatattatagccaatatacatatatttgaaatGAACACACAACACGTGATATTtagattgaaatatttatgatttCGCTTTGCTTATTTTTAGTTGAAAGTGAACAAAGAGCAAAAAagccaaaacaaaatcaaaagccAAACTAATAAATCAAACTAAACAAgaccaccaaaaaaaatacaataagcTCTAAATCGAAATTGCAATCGTAATCAGAGATCAGGACTCACTTTCTCAATTGTATTttcttatgtacatacatatgtctttaGAGTTTAGACAAATCTTAAATCCTATTATAAACATAGATcacaaaaatattcaaaatatttaagtacAAGTATTTTTTACTATTGTGAAATTTCTAATCAAAGATAAACCGAGTTATAAGTTGCAGAAAGTCTTCTTGAAACTTCAATTTGGATAAGCTACTTGGACACTAAGCCATGTGAAAACTATTTGTTAAGATGCATTTTACTTAAAGTGATATTTAGTGCTTTTAGAACATTCTAATAGTAAGATTCTAGTAGGAGAGAAAAGATAGTCTACTAACTAATCATAgggcaaaatataaaaaaggtTCTTCCTAATCAGTTTTATAATTATACTAGAACTTGTGAAAAGAATATGGATAAGTGCATATTTAGTTGCATGTTAATGTATTGCAACCTTTCTCCTATTTTCTTTCCCAAAATGGCTGCTACATTTGTCATCTCTTTCTTCATTTGTATCTGCCTCTGTTGTTTCTgtctcattttcatttctgtgTGATTTCATTTAcgctttctctttcttttctttttgttccaCATTTTTCCCCCTGGCTAAAATAGATCCATTATTTTAATAGCCTGCTCTAAAGTATTTCAAAAATCGAACAACCAATGGAAATGGCAATAGTAGGGACACAGGGACAGAGTCAGCTAAATAGCTGGAGGGTGTGATAGCGAGGTGGTTGGGGGGGGGGGTCTTGGATGGGAGGGTAAATGGGTGTTTCGCTATGCTTGCGATGGGCTACTTGAGGCTAACAAGAAGcaaattataaatacataaGCCAATTCTTCGCgcttgaaatttaaaattgaataattaaacccaaaaaaaaaaaggaagaggAAAAAATTTAAGTGCAATTTCTCatgtttttggttgttgttcttCCTTTCCTTTAttattgcctttttttttttggttggcaTGACTAATGAAAAGTTAATTATGTAGTAACAAGATgcataaagaaaaaactgaaaaccaaAAGCGAAAACCACGTGACAATGTGCAGAATTTATGAGTAGACACAGATGAAACTGCAGTAGAGACGCGGTAAATTGCAAGTGATGAAGACTTTCGTGGTGTGTAGTGCAGTGCATGGTGTGTGGTTGGTGGTTGGTTGTTGGTGGTTGGACGGGACTTGGTGGGGCTCCTTATTGCAGATGCGGTTTCAGTGGCGGCAGCTGATGAGTAAACATGGCCATAATTTGGCACGTCGACGGCAGTAAAAACCagcaaccaaaacaaaacctCCAATCTCCTCCCCATgtcactctcactctctctctctctttctctatttctctccctctctttttatttcttcgTATTGGTTAGTTTCGTTGAAACGAACCATTAAACAGTTTACAGAACACATTTTCcacatttttttcctttatgtTTTGTGTAAAAAAATTCCCTTATGACTGacaaagaaaataagaaaaacgcgatggaaaaacaaaaccagCCAAAGATTTCATtgcaaaaaacacaaaatgtaaaattggaaattaaaaatttcaaataaatacataaaacaaaatgccaaaaagaacgtttattttgatttttccctttattattatttgtttttattttttttttttctgtgttgtGTTCGTCTGTTTTTCATGTTTTGTACATTTTAAcgccataaattttcaagtaGTTTTCCACGAtttcttcttttctcttgACATAAGCATAGggtatatacataggtatagCTATATAGCTATACctttatatgaatatatattctttaacGACTTGAACtatcaatttattttactGATAATTATCCGTAGTCGCAAAGTTTCAGATTATCTAGTTAATATATTTAGTCAGAAAAGGTGACCTCTAAATGCAATTGTTTTACTATAGAATATAATATacagggtatataaacttcgtcGAGTCTCTTTCATTTTCCGATCTATCTTTATTCGTTTCTGGTCTGTTTGCAAATGTAAATTGCCACAgaatttttatagtttttgatttgatttatgCAAAATTGCACAAGAGACTGGATATACACGGGGTACGcgaagagcgagagagagagagagagacagagttATGTATGCATAGGATAGCAGATAGACAATCAGTTGGCACCTTCATTTGCCACTTCGTTAGACAGATTTCCCTTATGACTGCCGCGTGGGGCACACGTGGCGTATACTCAATGTCTGCTTGAAAATGCCATTTTCTcgtcgtgttttttttcgttacttttcattttctcATTTTTGAATTGTAATTCAGTACATTTAAATTGCACATAACACTGTGTacgtgagtgtgtgtatgcgtgtgtgtgtgtgtgtgtgtgtgtatcttgTATGTGTCATTTTGCTTGtcaaaataattcaaattgatGTCTGTCGTTAATGTCGTTTGAGCCAAATGTCTGCACATTGCTTGTTGGCTAATGGTTAATGCCTGTCGATTCAAAGAATAAAAGTAGCCCTTTAAGATTTTTCTATCCCATTTTCTTGCCAACTCATTGACAGCAAATTGAGTGTGGAATGACCATAAGCTCAGTCTCATAATGCTTAGACGGATTCGTTTCGTTTAGGATACATTTAAACACTGTAAAATTGACATTTCCATTAGAAATGCTTTCGCTTTCGCTCAACCAACTCATTACCTTCTCGTCTTTCTTGCTTTATCAAAATGAAATCCGAGCACACAAAAGATCCACAAGATTTGATTTAGTAGGTACTTATTTGCTTAGCTGTTTGAATTCTCGagtttgatttaaaaatagattcaaattataaaaaaatatagataaaTATTATTGTTGAAAATGCGTTCAATTGTTTTGCGACCTTCGGTCCATAAACTTGTGTCAATCATCTGACTCATGATAACTCAAATCAGTCAAATGAAAAACCAATTTTTGACATGCAACAACtagaaaagagaaaagaaaattgacaGGTCTCACTCCGCTAGCGCCCCCCTCTCCCATATTGAAATGAGCAAATATTGCAGAAATATGCAAGCGCAGCAGAAATATTAGTGAAAAGTCGACaattcaaaaaccaaaaatatcccaaaacaaaaaaaaatgggttaaaaatatatacatatgtatgtataattttttttgtttttgccaacCGACAGaagagaaatgaaaaaaaaaatacggaaaggtgtgaaataaaaatggaTATTTTGGCAATGTGTGAACAACCTGGATCAAGGAGGCAATCACCGACCGACCGCAGCAACAAAGCCAAGTGGCAAAAACAATTATGAAATTAATTGCTAACTAATTGCCAAAGATTATTGGAACAAacagccaacaacaaaaccgaaaccgaaaaactaaataaacaaataaaaaaaaaactcattgAACATTGAACTCGAAAAGTGAAAGTGCGTGAAAAGTatccctctctatctctctctctctgtcactctcactctctccctGTGAATGTGCGTGTAGATGAGTTTTACTTTTAAACTtgtatgtttttgtttgcgTTGACAAATTGCTAAAAAGAATTGGGAGAAAACCTTCAGGAGGATCATTGAACGTAGTATGACCATGAAGCATGAGAAGACGACCAGCCTCAGCATGGCAGCAACACCACAGCAACACCACAAACAGCAGGGAAACCACCTGacccaccatcatcatcagcagcagcagcaaacaccACGCAGTCCCATTACCAAGGCCTTTGACTTTCTACCCTGGACAAGAAGTCGCAGCAAGGTGAACATGTCAAAGACCCCAACGGTGGACAAGGACACATCGGGATCGATAgccaacgccaacgccaacgccgccgcctcgTCAGAGGTGCATTATCATAGGAATATATTTCGTAGTGGTGGAGGCCTTATTAGGGATATCTTGGCTGGCGGTGATAAGGAAaatggtggtgctggtggtggtcaTAGGCCACCACAATCTCCGTCGAGCAGAAAGAAGCAAAAGCATTTGAGTCGCAACAAAAGCTTGGATATTAGAGAACTCATCGGTTGTGTGGAGAATGAAATGGGAGCCAGGCCATCATCGGTGGCCACAAGTGGTTCATCGGGTGGCCGCTTTCTCGATGACACCTACATCGATCACAAGCCAAAGCATATTCTATTCAACGACGATGAGAATACGgtttatattattaaaaaggATTTGCCAGTCCAGTCCAAGGTGAAGCCATCGAATGGTTGCGATGGAGACGTGCTAAAGGCTCGCCTGAAATTTAAACGTGTGCCCAGTGGAGATCATTATGCTGCCTCACCGGAGGCACTGCGTAGGGCCCACCAATTGCATCAGCAGCGTCATATGTTGCAGCGAAGGAAGAGTTTGAGTGACCAGCAAAGTAGCTCCAGTTTAAGCAGTGGCAATGGCGGCGGGGGCAACGAAAGAGGCGGCGATAGGGCAGCAACAGGCGGCATTATGCTGGAGCGACCAAAGACCGACAAGCCACGCAAAAAGCTATCCTTTCGGGAGCCCATTGTGGCGGCTGAGCAAGCTCAATCGCTGGTAATGGCCACTGAGCAGCGTCAGGCCAGACAAAGGAGACGCAGTTCGCCATTGGAACGGACACGCGGCGGGGCTGCTACTGCTAGTGAAGCTGCGGGAATTGGAATTGCAATGGCAATGGGTGGCCTAGGTGGCATCGCTGCCATGGGTGGATTGGGTTCAatgggtggtggtggtggcggtggtggaaGTGGTTTAAGCAACTGTGATAATTTATGCAATAATCATCGCACAAAGGATGCAATTTCCTGCAGCGATCCCGAGGTGGGTTGAAAGCCATGGGGCGTATACGCAATTCGCATTATGCCTTAATTGTCCCACCCCATTTGTCCCTATTCATCGTTATTCTCCCCCTTCATCCATCATCCAATATtgctttacacacacacagacacatatgAATGAAAACAATTATATTAATCTTGTTCCCTTCTCCTTTGTGTTTCTCTCATCTCATCTTGTTGCAGTCTCAGGCCATGCGCATAGTTCGCACTGTGGGACAAGCCTTTGAAGTGTGCCACAAATTTAATCTTCATAAGAATTCCCTGGAACCCAATGACGAACGCTCGGATATATCATCATCTGAGCTGCTCGATGTGGAGCAAATCAGCGAACAGCAGCAACTGAGCGAAGATGGCGGTGGAAACGCTGACGACAATGAGACGCCAAAGAAAGGTAAGAAAGAAAGATGAAAGGCAagggaaggaaggaaggattgggttgggttgggttgcattgcattgcattgGGTAGAAGGAGCACTCGAGTCTCTGCTGGTCGTTGCCTGgccaataaataaatgaaaagctTTTGCTGTCGTTTCGTTACGTTTCGTCCAGCAGCAAGGCAGCTGCTTCCTTCCCGGTTCATCCAATTGATGGCTGGCTAGCTGACTGCTGGTCGACCGACTcactgtctgtccgtccgttgATTCGACCCCGTTGCTTTCTCGATGCTTGCTGCATTAGTTTGCTATTcatttttgcatttcaatGCAAATTTCTTTGGTgtttaattttgaattcaGTTCAATGCGGCGCGTTCAGTGCagcatttgcatttaaattgcaTTGGACGAAACGGACCAAAGGGAGACAACCAAGGTGTACggatatatattataaatacatacatacatatatatatatgatgaAAGAAGGGACTGAAAGCAGCATTAAGGGCCTTAAATATTAACAACAATTAACAAGGCATAAGAACAAACGGaaagcagaagcaacagcatGCGAAATTTAAATCAGtttaatacaattttaaataaaacaaagaagcTTTAAAcgcatttataaacaaaagtcAAACGAATATGATTTCTAGTCACAATGCTAATAGTGCCAATAATTTTCAACCATGGTCAACAAATGCATAATGCTCGAAAcgggggggaaaaaaaaggtGATTTGAAACATATGAGAAACATAACTGCGCATATACACATGAACATTTATGTCTATACAAACATACAGACACTTAAAACAAGAACAAGTGAAGAGCAACAAGGAGAAGGGACGTAAAGCGGGAGgagaaatgttttttttgaaaagatGGCAGTGCTGCTTTCGACATACTTGTCCGTACACTTCACTGCGCCGTTAAGCAATTTCCACGTATtgcttcaattttcaataatCTTTGCAGaggcttttcattttttttcccctacatttttttctttttgtttcgttGGCGTTTGACGTCATCAACGaatatgtctgtctgtccgagagagagagagaaagagagagaatgagagatggtccacatacatacatatataataagtATGAAGAAAACCTCACAAATTCAATTCTTTTGGCATCTAAAACAAGCAAACGACATCATTCGtggaaaaaatatgtaaaaggcatcaaaaatatatatctaaagatacgtatgtataggtacttcaaatatatgtatagagaATATGCCTTTGGGGGCAAGATGGATTAGTTAGTAGGTAGATAGATTGGTTGGATTGACTTGCTGGTTGGTTGGATTGGCTGCTATTTTCATCATAGCCATGGCATCATCTCTCCACAAACAGATGATATCGCTGGTAACGCAAAactgaaattattattattgtcattgttgttgttgttgttgttgttgttgttgttgtcaagTGACATGACACAGGAACACAGGCAGAACCAAAATCATTAGGCACGACTGCCTCACGTGGCCGTGCGTCGCCATTTCCTCCTCCACTCCTAACCCACCTACTACTAACCATCACCCATCATCAACGCCCGAAATGCCCAAAGTCGTGtgccaaaaataatttatctatttccatatatatatatatatatatacatacatatatgtattttcttGTAATTCTTTTTACGCCCACGTTTCTCGACTTTTTAATGGCTGGCAATGCCAGTGCTGAAAAGCACTCAAATTATGAattattattggtttttattttcgaatTCTCAGACAAATGCCAAAACAGGGGGGAAAACACAacacccaaaagtatgcaaagtATTTCCAAGTTGAGACAGTACTTTATTCTTTTAACTCTGGAATTATCCTGATATACTGATCTATATAAATGTTGTCCCGATCATATCAAAGATTTTCCAAGGAAATGTGAGAATATGAAATCCATTATTGACCTAggttaaattttcaatttcattgaAACTCGGAAACACTTGATATAAGCCGTCACAAACGAtctaaacaatttgaaagaatATAGTAAATACAGTTCTaaaatataacatttttaaattggGTTATTCCAGGAAAGTCTCGTAATGAAATCTACTCTTCACTTTGTtctagaaattttaaaagataaTTTAGATAAATAAACGAAACaagtgaaaatttattgaCTTTGGCTGGCGGCTAATTACTCGTAAATGGACAACATTTTCCTATTTATTTTGGCACTCATTGAACTTGAACGAACCAatactaatacatatatatatatatatatatagattcatgtagcacatatgtatgtaaatcgGCAAAACAACTAAGACAAACTCTCTGCCTAATTTTTTCTGTTCATTCCATCACAATTGACTAGATAATGTGTTTTTTGAGTAATGGATCATTCTAAATGGGTCATTTCGATTGTAAAATTTGGGCTAAAAATAGGCAACATGTGTGgcatataattatatatttctttttttaaatttgaacgATTCAATCAATTTATTATCCTAACACATTCAACCAACTGCTTAAGCGTAACTTAAATAATATCTATGAAATGCCACATTAATTAAcaatcaacaataacaacaacaataacaacaacaacaacaaatatagaAGCCAACTCATCAGAGCCATTAACACACGTGCGCCCAAGGTGTGAAGCCAAATATCAGCGCAAATATTTGTATGGCAATAATTTTCAactctatatgtatgtatatatatatatatataggtctACATATTTAGTAAATTGCTTGTATTTACACAAAATATTCATAAAGTTCGTGGAAGAAGAAATTTGCTGAAATATTTTCCACAcacaaatcaaattgaaaaaccaaaaaactgTGGAGAATTTCAATGTAAACAATTTGCACACCATGCCAGGAAGAAGAATCGATTGAGATTTAGTAAGGGATCCTCCTGATATGTGTTTTCCATCCGATCCACGGAGGCATGGAGGAGGCAATGGGTATTAATGCCAAATTCTCCCTATCACAGATTGATTTCTAgacaaaaaatttttaatttatcttAAAATCGAATGTATTTAAACTTTAGTTCTAGTTCTCTGTTTCGAGTTCTTCATTCCTAGTTCTCCATTCCAAGTTCTCCGTTTCTAGTTCTCAGTTCCTAATTTTTCCGaagctaaaaataaaacctacTCTATTGGGTCGTTTCTTTTACAGTTCATTAGATGATTATTTACATTAAagagttattattatttataccATTCCCtgtcaattttttcatgtctCACCCATGTTGAGATCTGGCCAAGTAgcgtatatgtacatatacattaTGTATACATAAAGGAAccataataatcaaaataagGAATGAAATTCAACCGCTGTAATTAATGGCAAATTAATCGTGAGACCACCCCATGTGTATGCCTCTcaagtgtgtgtatgtgtgtgaccTTGACAAATGAAGGTAACGGCGGTCTGGTCTTCTCTATttacactcactcacacacacacacacactcagtcACTTTAGCTGTTTACTAAACGACCGCCGCCAGTGCTTTCATTTAGCCACTAAATTTACTTTTgctattttgaattttctaattttcaatttcgatTTTTTCCTCATACccattttcattgtttttccCTATTTCTATTTAAAGAACACTTGGCCGTTTGCTCACCCGATTTGAATCACACGCAGCCGCAACGACCTAACCACTTGGAGCTAATGCCAACCCAGTCGAGTCTACGCAAATCGACCAGCCTTCTGGTGAGTAACATCAACTATACTAAAGTCAAATCCAACTCGTAATCGCAATCATAATCGTAATCATCGATCGTtcattctcattctctcttTCTGTATTTATAAGAGGATAATGGCCAGCTAATTTGTAGaaatcgaaatatttatattagcCTCGAAgcttaaaaatcaaaagcaattcAAATCCAATTAATATGCCAATTAGATACCAAATTTTTATGAGCAAATAAAACGAAAGAATCGAGAATCGTTAAGTATTATATTCTTACGTAGAAACAACAAATGTTTACATTTGCCACCAAATAGGGTATAAGAAGAtgataaaaaagtaaaaacataTTATATATCCATACCATAAATTTAACAAAGATTTGTATAATGAGAACATCTAGAATGAATTGCTAtgaaatttcaacaaaaaggaTAAAAACTTGTAGTATTCAGAGATTAAAATCTCGTAGAACAGATGCAGTTTAGAAATCTGCGGAAAATGCCATTctaataaaaattgattttttcaGTGCGATGTGGATGACAAGTCTTTGGGCTCACCTTCATCGCCCCGCACAGAGATTTGCCATTTGAAGGACCAGCTGGAGGCGCAAGCTCTGCAAACGCGTCAGGCCTTGGCCCAATTGATGTTGGTGCGTGAGCAGCTCATATCAGAGACAAATGCGCGCATTGAGGCTCAGGTGGGTGTTGGATCGAGCGAATTGCATATTCAATTGCTCCAATATAACATTTTGTCTTTGCAGGCGCGCAcgcagcagctgctgcaacAGAATCGTGAGTTACTTGAGCATTTGGCCTCGTTGGGGGCCTACAATGAGCAGCAGAGCGCTGGACTCACCTCGGCCAATATTGGGATGGCACCACAGGTAAAAATCCTATAGcaattacaaatttttaagcCAGATTTCGTTGAAGCTTTCAAAATGCCctcccagaaaaaaaaaaaaaaacgctgcCCGATTTGCATGTGtgtttctttagttttttttgttgcccatttcttttttgcatttcatttgctgcacgtgtgttgttgttttgtttgtttattatgTTCTTGTtcctcttgttgttgttgttgtgttttctCGTTGATTTAGTGCGAGGCAAGCCTCTCTTAATGCCCAACACCTTTTTGTATTCCACCCCATCCGGCAGCAATCGCAATTGCAATTACTGCTTCAGgcaaccagcaacaacaacaatttggcCACAATTAATCAGCAGATCAACAATTTGGGCAACATAAACCAGCAGCTCACCTCACTCAGTCATCAATTGAGCGGGCTGAATCAGCAGAGCCAACATTTACAAAAtctgcaacaacagcagcagcagcagcaacatcagcaacagaCGCCATCATCCTCTCAGCAGCAGACAAACCAAATGACACCGGCAACACCACCGCCCCCATCTGcttctggtggtggtggtgcagCCGCCAGTGCAAGTAGTGTAACGTATCCGACGTTGGGTCAATTGCAAACTATCAGCAATCaattgcagcagcaacagcaacaggatGCCCTGTCCAAGGATCTATTTCAGGTTAATCAGGAGCTGCTCAATCGTCTGCAGGCTCTCAATCTCAATGCCAATTCCACAACGCAGCagacacagcagcagcagcagcagcagcaaacgcCATCAGCCTCGCCCCACAATTCCTTTTTCTATGTCAATCCATTGTCCTGCACGCCGGGTACacccaataacaacaacaacaataacagcctGACTGGCGCAGGTGTTGGAGCCGGAGCTGGCGGAGGTTTCAATTTTCTAACATCGCCGGCAACTGGCGGCACTCTTACTCCATCTCCATTGGGTACAATGAATCGCAATTCCTTTGCAGGCAGCTCCTCACTCAATGAGGACATACGCTTGAGCATCGAACAGAATTTAAATAATCTTGAGGAGCAACTGAAAGCGGCCGTTTCGAATGGCAATTTAGCTGGTTTGGCCTGTGGTGGTTCCACCAGCACCAGGGATACAAGCCGCAGTTCATCCACCTTGGACTCCCCCTCATCGCCGCGTCTGAGgcatagcaacaacaacataagtCCCGGCAGTAGCAGTCAATTGAATggcaacaataataatggaAATGGCAATGCCAATAGCAACGCCAACGGCAATGGTAATGGCAGAGAAACTCGCTTCAATACGGTTCTATTGAGAGTCACCGATGAGGCTGGCCATCAGCGCAAACTATCCGCTACGCCCAGTTTTATAACGCGAAGTACAAGCGAAAAAGTACCAAATCGCAGTCAAATGATGAGTCAAGTGCAACGCACCGCCTGGGCAAGGCATACAACAAAATGATTATGGGAGAATCTGATGGAGGAGAAGCCGTTGACAGAGGATGCAGATGTAAATGAATGATGGACCAGGTCTTAAGTTAGTTTTAGTGATTGAGTttaccccccccccccacacacacacacacacacacaccccaaCTAGTGAGCGATTGAGTGAATGAGTGCGAACCGTGAATGATGTGAATGTGTGAGTGAGCTGCTTGATGCATGAATGTGTTGCAacagtattaaatttaaatcaatctaaaaacaaaactcattttaaatttagttatgcattttaagtttaataatcACTGTGCCAAAATTACTGAGGCAAATGCTCAAACAAAAATgtgccaaaaaaaacacattaaaAACTCTTGTATAGCCAAAATAATTTGAGCAAAATTCAGTTTTAGCTCAATTGATCGATAGCAGAAGAACAAATATgcaaaatggtaaataattaggcaaaggaaaaacaaagaaagacAAATTGTTTAAGTTTACAATTTGTACAAATTCTGCGAAAtgatgaaatatatatgtatgtatttgtacaAACTACTTGCTCAActtagaaaaaaacaaatgtaacCGACAAAAATTAGCTCTCAATATATTCTATGTGATTGTTGATTGTCTGTTACCAATCTTTCGTTTCATCAGAGactttgccaacaaaattaatGTCCATCATGCGAAAACAATTAAATGTCTAGTCAAGTGAAAGTATTTATTCtaattaaacataaattacATATGAGATATGAAAACCGTAAGCAGcatatcaaaaacaaaaactatttataattgtgcaaaaaaaaaaaaaaaaaatcgaaatgaaaaaaaaaaaataaacaagtaTTTTTCTcttccccaaaaaaaaaaaacccaaaaatattaaataaaaattaaaatgtatatgaatattattaaattgttaaGGCTTGAATATAAACTGgtggaaaaaaagaacaaaaaaaaaacaacagattTAGTTTaaatagtgttttttttttttttaaatttttgttgtttttttttttagtttcaatttaaaattttgtatgtgtgcaaATTTTCCAATTATGTTTAGcataattaaatattacaaacgcaaatacaacaaaaaagaaaaatgttattgtatttttgtaaattattattttaattctaTGCATTAA
It encodes the following:
- the LOC6639442 gene encoding uncharacterized protein LOC6639442 isoform X3, with the translated sequence MTMKHEKTTSLSMAATPQQHHKQQGNHLTHHHHQQQQQTPRSPITKAFDFLPWTRSRSKVNMSKTPTVDKDTSGSIANANANAAASSEVHYHRNIFRSGGGLIRDILAGGDKENGGAGGGHRPPQSPSSRKKQKHLSRNKSLDIRELIGCVENEMGARPSSVATSGSSGGRFLDDTYIDHKPKHILFNDDENTVYIIKKDLPVQSKVKPSNGCDGDVLKARLKFKRVPSGDHYAASPEALRRAHQLHQQRHMLQRRKSLSDQQSSSSLSSGNGGGGNERGGDRAATGGIMLERPKTDKPRKKLSFREPIVAAEQAQSLVMATEQRQARQRRRSSPLERTRGGAATASEAAGIGIAMAMGGLGGIAAMGGLGSMGGGGGGGGSGLSNCDNLCNNHRTKDAISCSDPESQAMRIVRTVGQAFEVCHKFNLHKNSLEPNDERSDISSSELLDVEQISEQQQLSEDGGGNADDNETPKKEHLAVCSPDLNHTQPQRPNHLELMPTQSSLRKSTSLLCDVDDKSLGSPSSPRTEICHLKDQLEAQALQTRQALAQLMLVREQLISETNARIEAQARTQQLLQQNRELLEHLASLGAYNEQQSAGLTSANIGMAPQLSSTAKVARWFQQLPWHTASLSRPESGFVSGDSRSEKYQEDHFYGGAGGVCVGGVGGNGVGGGGGGGIGNIAKETDDLCDEFLLVEGSSTIWTKLSAKKRRKLLGMRLGKVTTF
- the LOC6639442 gene encoding capon-like protein isoform X1 → MTMKHEKTTSLSMAATPQQHHKQQGNHLTHHHHQQQQQTPRSPITKAFDFLPWTRSRSKVNMSKTPTVDKDTSGSIANANANAAASSEVHYHRNIFRSGGGLIRDILAGGDKENGGAGGGHRPPQSPSSRKKQKHLSRNKSLDIRELIGCVENEMGARPSSVATSGSSGGRFLDDTYIDHKPKHILFNDDENTVYIIKKDLPVQSKVKPSNGCDGDVLKARLKFKRVPSGDHYAASPEALRRAHQLHQQRHMLQRRKSLSDQQSSSSLSSGNGGGGNERGGDRAATGGIMLERPKTDKPRKKLSFREPIVAAEQAQSLVMATEQRQARQRRRSSPLERTRGGAATASEAAGIGIAMAMGGLGGIAAMGGLGSMGGGGGGGGSGLSNCDNLCNNHRTKDAISCSDPESQAMRIVRTVGQAFEVCHKFNLHKNSLEPNDERSDISSSELLDVEQISEQQQLSEDGGGNADDNETPKKEHLAVCSPDLNHTQPQRPNHLELMPTQSSLRKSTSLLCDVDDKSLGSPSSPRTEICHLKDQLEAQALQTRQALAQLMLVREQLISETNARIEAQARTQQLLQQNRELLEHLASLGAYNEQQSAGLTSANIGMAPQQSQLQLLLQATSNNNNLATINQQINNLGNINQQLTSLSHQLSGLNQQSQHLQNLQQQQQQQQHQQQTPSSSQQQTNQMTPATPPPPSASGGGGAAASASSVTYPTLGQLQTISNQLQQQQQQDALSKDLFQVNQELLNRLQALNLNANSTTQQTQQQQQQQQTPSASPHNSFFYVNPLSCTPGTPNNNNNNNSLTGAGVGAGAGGGFNFLTSPATGGTLTPSPLGTMNRNSFAGSSSLNEDIRLSIEQNLNNLEEQLKAAVSNGNLAGLACGGSTSTRDTSRSSSTLDSPSSPRLRHSNNNISPGSSSQLNGNNNNGNGNANSNANGNGNGRETRFNTVLLRVTDEAGHQRKLSATPSFITRSTSEKVPNRSQMMSQVQRTAWARHTTK